A region from the Candidatus Goldiibacteriota bacterium HGW-Goldbacteria-1 genome encodes:
- a CDS encoding 4Fe-4S ferredoxin: protein MIREVIEIDEQKCDGCGNCIPGCPEGALQVIDGKVRLVADYLCDGLGACVGECPKDALKVIKKDVEEYDEKRVIKNIIKQGINTVKAHMKHLRDHGQDGYLKTAREVLKENNITFDEEEPAAHGHHSHHEHKGHGGGCPGSRMIDNTKHKHHEHHNDNGSAPSELRQWPVQLHLVSPAAPYFNGADVVLAADCVAYAMGSFHKDFLRNKALAIACPKLDSDMDVYVEKIAAMADQAKINTLTVVRMQVPCCGGLVQMAKAGIEKAQRKVPIKAVTISLEGEVLEEKWI from the coding sequence ATGATTCGCGAAGTGATAGAAATTGACGAACAGAAATGCGACGGGTGCGGAAACTGCATTCCCGGATGCCCGGAAGGCGCGCTTCAGGTAATTGACGGCAAAGTAAGGCTTGTGGCGGATTACCTTTGTGACGGACTTGGCGCATGTGTGGGTGAATGCCCTAAGGACGCTTTAAAAGTAATTAAGAAAGATGTGGAAGAATATGATGAAAAACGCGTGATAAAAAACATAATAAAACAGGGTATTAACACGGTTAAAGCGCATATGAAACATCTGCGTGACCACGGGCAGGACGGCTATCTTAAAACCGCACGAGAAGTGTTAAAGGAAAACAATATCACATTTGATGAAGAAGAACCGGCTGCTCACGGGCATCACAGTCATCACGAGCATAAAGGCCACGGCGGAGGGTGCCCCGGTTCGCGCATGATTGACAATACAAAACACAAACATCACGAACATCATAATGATAATGGTTCGGCGCCCTCGGAATTGCGGCAGTGGCCTGTGCAGCTTCACCTTGTATCACCCGCGGCGCCTTACTTTAACGGCGCGGATGTGGTGCTTGCAGCTGACTGCGTGGCGTATGCCATGGGCAGTTTTCATAAAGATTTTTTACGTAATAAAGCCCTTGCCATTGCATGCCCAAAGCTGGATTCTGACATGGATGTTTATGTGGAGAAAATTGCCGCAATGGCAGACCAGGCAAAGATAAATACCTTAACCGTTGTAAGGATGCAGGTGCCGTGCTGCGGCGGCCTTGTGCAGATGGCAAAAGCGGGAATTGAAAAAGCGCAGCGCAAAGTGCCGATAAAGGCGGTAACAATAAGCCTGGAAGGCGAAGTGCTGGAAGAGAAGTGGATATAA
- a CDS encoding oxidoreductase, with product MKNKTVIITGGAQGIGRGMVQEFMEDKWNVMMADIDGEAALELLDAMNAGNQLSFCKCDVSAEAEVEKLIKGCAAAFGSVDAIINNAGIGNNKPVTELTLAEWNRVMGVNLTSIFLTAKYGAPHLKKNKGAIVNMASTRALMSEPNTEAYSATKGGVVALTHSLAVSLGPDVRVNCISPGWIEVSDFKKKRDFKEPVHSEADKTQHPAGRVGVPSDIAQLALYLVSDKAGFITGQNFVVDGGMTKKMIYK from the coding sequence ATGAAAAACAAAACAGTAATAATAACAGGCGGGGCGCAGGGAATTGGAAGGGGGATGGTGCAGGAATTTATGGAAGATAAATGGAACGTTATGATGGCCGATATTGACGGCGAAGCGGCGCTGGAACTTCTGGATGCAATGAATGCGGGTAATCAGCTTTCTTTCTGCAAGTGTGATGTTTCAGCTGAAGCTGAGGTGGAAAAACTTATAAAGGGCTGCGCGGCTGCTTTTGGGTCTGTTGACGCGATAATAAATAATGCGGGAATCGGCAATAATAAACCTGTAACTGAATTAACACTGGCTGAATGGAACAGGGTAATGGGTGTTAATCTTACGTCTATTTTTTTAACTGCAAAATATGGCGCGCCGCATCTTAAGAAGAATAAGGGTGCAATTGTAAACATGGCTTCCACGCGCGCGTTAATGTCTGAACCCAATACAGAGGCGTATTCTGCCACAAAGGGCGGTGTGGTGGCGCTTACACATTCGCTGGCTGTTTCCCTTGGGCCGGATGTGCGTGTTAACTGCATAAGCCCGGGCTGGATTGAAGTATCTGATTTTAAGAAAAAAAGAGATTTTAAAGAGCCGGTTCACTCTGAAGCGGATAAAACACAACACCCGGCAGGCAGGGTGGGTGTGCCTTCTGATATAGCGCAGCTTGCATTATATCTGGTTTCCGACAAGGCGGGATTTATCACAGGGCAGAATTTTGTTGTTGATGGCGGCATGACGAAAAAAATGATTTATAAGTGA
- the lysS gene encoding lysine--tRNA ligase: protein MEQGKKHDVNAVPEQPVLSESELLKARKDNLEYFVNKGNVPYKYGYDRSGTIAEIKERNGSVAEGVEGDIVERACGRIMSIRGHGKTTFANLKDFSGIIQVYIRKDAVGDEAYEDFKKMDIGDIFGVEGKVFKTKTGELTVKADKFDLLTKSLLPLPEKWHGLKDKETRYRKRYLDLISNEEVMNTFVLRTKIIKEIRNFLDSRGFLEVETPMMQAIPGGAKAKPFLTHHNALDMDLYMRIAPELYLKRLLVGGFEKVYEINRNFRNEGISIKHNPEFTMVELYQAYTDFQGVMNLCEEMIAHLADKLLGRMVITYQGSEIDLTPPWKRISMKDAIKEYAEIDFDSKSEAQLEEILKAKEVDVRPGALRGELLELVFGELVEPKLMGPVFITDFPVEISPLAKVNRNNPAITERFEPYIFGRELANGFSELNDSEDQERRFRQQIDMDTHGEVAKAIDEDYVEALKYGMPPAGGLGIGIDRLIMFLTDSASIRDVILFPLLRPEK from the coding sequence ATGGAACAGGGAAAGAAGCATGATGTTAACGCCGTGCCCGAACAGCCGGTGCTAAGCGAATCTGAACTTTTAAAAGCCAGAAAAGACAACCTTGAATATTTTGTAAATAAGGGAAATGTACCGTACAAGTACGGCTATGACAGAAGCGGCACAATTGCTGAAATTAAAGAGCGCAATGGTTCAGTGGCAGAGGGCGTGGAAGGTGATATTGTTGAACGCGCATGCGGCAGAATAATGAGTATAAGGGGACATGGCAAGACAACGTTTGCAAACTTAAAGGATTTTTCCGGAATTATTCAGGTTTACATAAGAAAAGACGCGGTGGGCGATGAAGCTTATGAAGATTTTAAAAAGATGGATATAGGCGACATTTTCGGCGTGGAAGGAAAAGTATTTAAAACAAAGACAGGCGAACTTACGGTAAAGGCGGACAAGTTTGACCTTTTAACAAAGTCGCTGCTGCCGCTTCCGGAAAAATGGCACGGGCTGAAAGATAAAGAAACCCGCTACCGCAAAAGGTACCTTGATTTAATTTCAAACGAAGAGGTAATGAATACTTTTGTTTTAAGGACAAAGATAATTAAAGAGATAAGGAACTTTCTGGATTCGCGCGGTTTTCTGGAAGTGGAAACTCCCATGATGCAGGCGATACCCGGCGGCGCCAAGGCGAAACCTTTTTTAACGCACCACAACGCGCTGGATATGGATTTATACATGAGGATAGCGCCGGAGCTTTATCTTAAAAGGCTGCTTGTGGGCGGCTTTGAAAAGGTGTATGAAATAAACCGTAACTTCAGAAACGAAGGCATATCCATAAAGCATAACCCGGAATTCACAATGGTGGAGCTGTATCAGGCGTACACCGATTTTCAGGGAGTCATGAACCTGTGCGAAGAAATGATAGCGCACCTTGCGGATAAACTGCTTGGCAGAATGGTTATCACATACCAGGGCTCGGAAATTGACCTGACGCCGCCGTGGAAAAGGATTTCCATGAAGGACGCGATTAAAGAGTACGCGGAAATTGATTTTGATTCAAAGTCTGAAGCCCAGCTTGAAGAGATATTAAAGGCAAAAGAAGTGGATGTGCGCCCCGGCGCGCTGCGCGGGGAACTTTTAGAACTTGTATTCGGCGAACTTGTGGAACCTAAATTAATGGGGCCGGTTTTTATAACCGATTTCCCGGTGGAAATTTCGCCGCTGGCAAAAGTAAACAGAAACAATCCGGCTATTACAGAGCGTTTTGAACCGTATATTTTTGGGCGCGAACTTGCCAATGGATTTTCGGAACTTAATGATTCCGAAGACCAGGAAAGAAGGTTCAGGCAGCAGATAGATATGGACACGCATGGCGAAGTGGCAAAGGCAATTGATGAAGATTACGTGGAAGCGTTAAAATATGGAATGCCGCCGGCGGGCGGCCTTGGAATTGGTATTGACAGGCTGATAATGTTTTTAACCGATTCAGCTTCGATAAGGGATGTAATTTTGTTTCCGCTGTTAAGGCCGGAGAAGTAA
- a CDS encoding phosphatase produces the protein MILKESDKWADLHIHTRKSDGTNTVEEVFQRAKDSGLEAIAITDHDTVAGVPEGIEMSKKYGVKFVPGIELSAIHNNKEIHIVALFVDWKNQEFVKKLTYFQKKRTERAKKIISKLKELNMDIAFEDLFEFTENINNAGRLHIAKLMVQKNYAKNIKDAFARFLAEDRVAYVAKAKLTVQEAITLVKEVKGVSILAHPGLFNADEMIPQWAKEGLNGIEVFHPDHTYEDMNKYMDIANANNLLVSGGSDCHGTSKDYTRIGKIRLPYEYYDKIQKFKNKVYGE, from the coding sequence GTGATACTTAAAGAGTCTGATAAATGGGCCGACCTTCACATTCATACAAGGAAGTCGGACGGCACAAACACCGTTGAAGAGGTATTTCAAAGGGCAAAAGACAGCGGCCTTGAAGCCATTGCAATTACCGACCACGACACCGTTGCAGGTGTTCCTGAAGGTATTGAAATGTCAAAAAAGTACGGGGTGAAGTTTGTCCCGGGTATAGAATTATCCGCTATTCATAACAATAAAGAAATTCACATAGTGGCGCTTTTTGTGGATTGGAAAAACCAGGAGTTTGTAAAGAAACTTACCTACTTTCAGAAGAAACGCACGGAGCGCGCGAAGAAAATAATAAGCAAGCTTAAAGAACTTAACATGGACATAGCGTTTGAAGACCTGTTTGAATTTACCGAAAATATAAACAATGCGGGCAGGCTTCACATCGCGAAACTTATGGTACAGAAGAATTACGCGAAAAACATAAAGGACGCTTTTGCCAGGTTTCTTGCTGAAGACAGGGTGGCGTATGTGGCAAAAGCCAAGCTTACCGTGCAGGAAGCAATAACGCTTGTAAAAGAAGTAAAAGGAGTTTCAATACTGGCGCATCCGGGTTTGTTTAACGCGGATGAAATGATACCGCAGTGGGCAAAGGAAGGGTTAAACGGGATAGAGGTGTTTCATCCTGACCATACTTATGAAGACATGAATAAATACATGGATATTGCCAATGCCAATAACCTTCTGGTAAGCGGAGGCTCCGACTGCCACGGGACTTCAAAGGATTACACAAGGATAGGAAAGATAAGGCTTCCTTACGAATATTACGACAAGATACAAAAATTCAAAAATAAAGTTTATGGAGAATAA